Proteins encoded in a region of the Trichosurus vulpecula isolate mTriVul1 chromosome 9, mTriVul1.pri, whole genome shotgun sequence genome:
- the AQP1 gene encoding aquaporin-1, which produces MASEFKKKIFWRAVVAEFLAMILFVFISIGSALGYNYPLEGNKTSGATQDNVKVSLAFGLSIATLAQSVGHISGAHLNPAVTLGLLLSCQISILRALMYIIAQSVGAIVATAILSGITSNLPGNTLGLNGLAKGVNSGQGLGIEIIGTLQLVLCVLATTDRRRHDITGSAPLAIGLSVALGHLLAIDYTGCGINPARSFGSAVIANNFEHHWIFWVGPFIGGALAALIYDFILAPRSSELTDRMKVWSSGQVEEYDLDPEDINSRVEMKPK; this is translated from the exons ATGGCCAGTGAGTTCAAGAAGAAGATTTTTTGGAGGGCAGTGGTGGCCGAGTTCCTGGCCATGATCCTCTTCGTGTTCATCAGCATTGGCTCAGCTCTGGGCTACAACTACCCACTTGAGGGCAACAAGACCTCTGGTGCCACCCAGGACAACGTGAAGGTCTCACTGGCCTTCGGCCTCAGCATCGCCACCCTGGCACAGAGTGTGGGCCACATCAGTGGTGCCCACCTCAACCCAGCTGTCACCCTGGGGCTCTTGCTCAGCTGCCAGATCAGCATCCTCCGAGCCCTCATGTACATCATTGCTCAGTCCGTGGGGGCCATTGTGGCCACAGCCATCCTGTCAGGCATCACCTCAAACCTCCCTGGCAACACCCTTGGGCTCAATGGG CTTGCCAAGGGAGTCAATTCAGGCCAGGGACTAGGCATTGAGATCATTGGCACCCTGCAGCTGGTGCTGTGTGTACTGGCCACCACGGACCGCAGGCGCCATGACATCACAGGCTCGGCTCCATTGGCGATTGGCCTCTCTGTTGCTCTGGGCCACCTCCTCGCG ATTGATTACACCGGTTGTGGCATCAATCCTGCCCGCTCCTTTGGCTCGGCGGTTATAGCCAACAACTTCGAGCACCATTGG atTTTCTGGGTGGGGCCCTTCATCGGGGGTGCCCTGGCTGCGCTCATCTATGACTTCATCCTGGCCCCACGCAGCAGCGAGCTCACGGACCGCATGAAGGTCTGGAGCAGCGGGCAGGTGGAGGAGTATGACCTGGATCCCGAGGACATAAACTCCAGGGTGGAGATGAAGCCCAAATAG